From a region of the Bernardetia sp. genome:
- the mutS gene encoding DNA mismatch repair protein MutS: protein MARPPKSPSKKKLTNTTTTKQTPLMKQYNQIKGKHPDAMLLFRVGDFYETFGDDAVKAAKILDITLTKRANGAASEIALAGFPHHALDNYLPRLVRAGLRVAICDQLEDPKAAKGIVKRGVTELVTPGLVLGDNVLENKKNNYLASIHFYKNKKYEAVGAAFLDLSTGEFLVAEGEFAYIEQLLERFAPSEIIYSKANKKEFEKYVINGENNFSTFSIEEWIYSLNYSYEKLTKHFGTSSLKGFGVESMHAATIAAGAVLYYLETTEHHEKNHIISISRVEQDKYVWLDSFTTRNLELLVPMHGNGCSLIEVLDKTVTPMGARLLRKWVAFPLKDAKPIQNRLRNVAILVEKDGLQGEISSYLKEVGDLERLISKVAVGRINPKELVKLRTSLAAIPIIKDILLKSKTNELEAIGEKIILNNDILKKLQDELEDNPPLAVQQGTTIKKGVHKELDELRGISTSAKDFLEKLRQREIVKTQITSLKINFNKVFGYYIEVSNAHKTKIPTDWIRKQTLVNAERYITPELKEWEEKIVTAEDKIASIEYTLYHNLVSEVAKYVKVIQQNAKYLSMLDALCSLAEVATQNNYALPEISEDNSLEIREGRHPVIEKLLPIGEQYVPNDIVMNPDNEQIFIITGPNMAGKSALLRQTALIVLMAQIGSFVPAKSAKIGVVDKVFTRVGASDNIAKGESTFMVEMSETASILNNLSDRSLVLMDEIGRGTSTYDGISIAWAIVEYLHSLPNAKPKTLFATHYHELNELKNEFDRIKNYNVSVKEVGGKIIFLRKLKEGGSEHSFGINVASLAGMPKKVVLRASEMMHHFETNKFKEKDKETLKAAPKTNFYQNSLFEENKTTDPVLEKLKDELLALDINRLSPVEALLKLNEFKIRVGK from the coding sequence ATGGCCAGACCTCCAAAATCTCCAAGTAAGAAGAAACTAACCAATACCACCACAACGAAACAAACGCCTTTGATGAAGCAATATAATCAAATCAAGGGCAAACATCCTGATGCGATGCTTCTATTTAGAGTAGGAGACTTCTATGAAACCTTTGGAGATGATGCTGTGAAAGCTGCCAAAATACTGGATATTACGCTTACCAAACGTGCTAATGGCGCTGCTTCTGAAATTGCGTTGGCTGGTTTCCCTCATCATGCTTTAGATAATTATTTACCTCGTTTGGTGCGTGCTGGACTACGTGTAGCTATATGCGACCAATTAGAAGACCCAAAGGCAGCTAAAGGAATCGTTAAACGTGGTGTTACCGAACTGGTTACCCCTGGGCTTGTCTTGGGAGATAACGTTTTGGAAAATAAGAAAAATAATTACTTGGCTTCTATTCATTTCTATAAAAACAAGAAATACGAAGCCGTTGGAGCAGCTTTTTTAGATCTTTCGACAGGAGAATTTTTGGTAGCCGAAGGAGAGTTTGCCTACATTGAACAGCTTTTAGAGCGTTTTGCACCTTCCGAAATTATTTATAGCAAGGCAAACAAAAAAGAATTTGAAAAATATGTAATTAATGGAGAAAATAATTTTTCAACGTTTTCCATCGAAGAGTGGATTTATTCACTGAATTACTCTTATGAAAAACTCACAAAACACTTTGGAACGAGTTCGCTCAAAGGTTTTGGCGTAGAATCTATGCACGCTGCCACCATCGCAGCAGGGGCTGTTTTGTATTACTTAGAAACCACCGAACATCACGAAAAAAACCATATCATTTCAATAAGCAGAGTAGAGCAAGACAAATACGTTTGGTTAGATTCTTTTACTACTCGTAATTTGGAACTGCTTGTGCCGATGCATGGAAATGGTTGTTCTTTGATTGAAGTTTTGGACAAAACGGTTACACCAATGGGGGCAAGGCTTCTTAGAAAATGGGTGGCGTTCCCTCTTAAAGATGCCAAACCAATTCAAAACCGACTTCGAAATGTAGCCATTTTGGTAGAAAAAGATGGTTTGCAAGGCGAAATTAGTTCCTATTTGAAGGAAGTAGGTGATTTGGAACGCTTGATTTCAAAAGTTGCCGTAGGAAGAATTAATCCGAAAGAACTTGTAAAACTTCGTACTTCACTGGCAGCTATTCCTATCATAAAAGATATTTTATTGAAAAGTAAAACCAACGAATTAGAAGCCATTGGTGAGAAAATTATTTTAAATAATGATATTCTTAAAAAGCTACAAGATGAGTTAGAAGATAACCCTCCATTAGCTGTTCAGCAAGGAACAACGATAAAAAAAGGGGTTCATAAAGAATTAGACGAACTTCGTGGTATTTCTACTTCAGCAAAGGATTTTTTAGAGAAATTACGTCAAAGAGAAATTGTCAAAACTCAAATTACATCGCTCAAAATAAATTTCAATAAGGTTTTTGGATATTATATTGAGGTCAGTAATGCACACAAAACAAAAATTCCAACAGACTGGATTCGTAAACAAACCCTTGTTAATGCAGAGCGTTATATCACACCAGAACTCAAAGAATGGGAAGAAAAAATCGTAACGGCAGAAGATAAAATTGCTAGTATTGAATATACTTTGTATCATAATTTAGTTTCAGAAGTTGCCAAATATGTAAAAGTCATTCAGCAAAATGCTAAATATTTGTCTATGCTTGATGCGCTTTGTAGCTTGGCAGAAGTGGCAACTCAAAATAATTATGCTCTGCCCGAAATTTCAGAAGATAATAGTTTAGAAATTAGAGAAGGAAGACATCCAGTTATTGAAAAACTCTTGCCTATTGGCGAACAATACGTTCCAAATGATATTGTAATGAACCCAGATAATGAGCAGATTTTCATCATTACAGGACCTAATATGGCAGGTAAATCAGCACTTTTACGACAAACAGCTCTGATTGTTCTGATGGCACAAATTGGAAGTTTTGTTCCTGCTAAAAGTGCCAAAATTGGCGTAGTAGATAAGGTTTTTACCAGAGTGGGAGCATCAGACAATATTGCTAAAGGGGAATCTACGTTTATGGTAGAAATGTCGGAAACGGCTAGTATTTTGAATAATTTGAGTGATAGAAGTCTTGTTTTGATGGATGAAATAGGACGAGGAACAAGCACCTACGATGGTATTTCGATTGCGTGGGCGATTGTAGAATATTTACATTCTTTACCTAATGCCAAACCCAAAACACTTTTTGCTACGCATTATCATGAGCTCAACGAGCTTAAAAATGAGTTTGATAGAATTAAAAACTACAACGTTTCGGTAAAAGAAGTAGGAGGGAAAATTATTTTCCTTCGTAAACTCAAAGAAGGGGGAAGCGAACACAGTTTTGGAATAAACGTTGCCTCACTTGCAGGAATGCCTAAAAAAGTAGTGTTGAGAGCTTCTGAAATGATGCATCATTTTGAAACAAATAAATTCAAAGAAAAAGATAAAGAAACTCTAAAGGCTGCTCCAAAAACTAATTTCTATCAAAACAGTCTCTTTGAAGAAAACAAAACTACTGACCCAGTCTTAGAAAAATTAAAAGACGAACTCTTAGCCTTAGACATCAATCGCCTTTCGCCAGTAGAAGCACTTTTAAAATTGAATGAGTTTAAGATTAGAGTGGGGAAGTAG